The DNA region GGCAATGCCGATCAGGGTAAAGGAAAGATCATGATCTGCACCATGTGCCACAATATCAATGGTGCAGGACCGCACTATGGTCCCCGCCTCGAAGGCTGGGCTCAAAAGCAATCAAAAGATGCCGTAATTCACGCCATTATTAATCCTTCTCAAGGTTTGGCGCACGGCTTCAAGGGTCATGAAATTATTCTGAAAGACGACACAGTCGTTCAAGGGATGCTCGAGAGTAAAGGCGATCCACTCATCGTCGTTTCCACGGGTGGACTCAGACAAATAATCCCCAAATCAAAAGTCAAAAAAATCATTCCCATGAAACGTTCACTCATGCTCTCGGCTGAACAGCTCGGCCTCAAAGAACAAGACGTCGCCGACATCGTCGAATACATGAAGCAATGGCAGTGAGTTAGAACGCGCTTCGCGCTTTTAGAACGCTGCGCTACAAGACCATGCTGCGCATTAAGACCGCTTCGCTGAAAGACCATGCTACGCATTGTAAGACCGCTTCGCTGTAAGACCGCTTCGCTGAAAGAATTGAAGAAAGTCATCAGTTGTCAGATCGCTTCGCTTTTAGTTATCAGATTAATAAATCTAGTGCGAAGGTACGGTATAGGGCTCTATGCCATGCCTTTGGCATTCTCCTTTAATCTTACATTTTACCCCCAAGGCTCACGCCATTGGGCTATTTTATAGCATGCCTGCGGCATTCATCATCAGTACCGAAGGTACGGCATAACTCAGCCTAGCACGTCAGTGCTAGTAAATAATAATGAATATAAATTCGAGTGCCGAAGGTACGGTATAGAGCCCTATACCGTACCTTTGGCATTCTCCTTTAATCTTACATTTTACCCCCAAGGCTCACGCCATTGGGCTATTTTATAGCATGCCTGCGGCATTCATCATCAGTACCGAAGGTACGGCATAACTCAGCCTAGCACGTCAGTGCTAGTAAATAATAATGAATATAAATTCGAGTGCCGAAGGTACGGTATAGGGCTCTATGCCATGCCTTTGGCATTCTCCTTTAATCTTACATTTTACCCCCAAGGCTCACGCCATTGGGCTATTTTATAGCATGCCTGCGGCATTCATCATCAGTACCGAAGGTACGGCATAACTCAGCCTAGCACGTCAGTGCTAGTAAATAATAATGAATATAAATTCGAGTGCCGAAGGTACGGCATAAAGAAAAGAAAATTCATCCACCGATAAACTCAGATTAACACATATAAATAACTTAAGGTTATAGCAAGTCTCTTACTTCTTACAGCGAAGCGATCTTACAGTGAGCTTGCGAACGATCTTTCAGCGCAGCGGTCTTAGAGCGTAGCGATCTGGCAACTTTCTTCTCCCACACGGTAAACCGTGGACTACATGCCCATTCTGATAGCTTTTGAAAACCCTGCAGGAAGGATTCCTGCGCTCCCAGCAAAAAACTCTGCGCCCCAGCGACTCTGCGTGATAAACCCTAGCTAAAACCTAAGCGTCAGCGCCTACTAAGCTCGAGGTGAGCGCTTCCTTGAATAAAAAAAAGTGGAATTATCCCCTTAATTTTGTATCAAAATTTATGTATCTGTTGTTGATTAAATCATACTTAAAACAACTGGACTTATAATGAAGAAATTACTTTTTCTTTTCTCTGCTTTATCATTAGGTGCAATCGCTAAAGATGCCCCCAAACCTAATATCGTTCACATCATGGTCGATGACCTCGGCTGGCAGGATATTGCTTCTCACAAACTCGATGGCAAACCCATTTACGAAACATCGCATATGGATCGTTTAACAAAGATTGGTCGTCACTTTACTCAAGCCTATTCTCCCGCGCCCACCTGCGCCCCTTCACGCGTTTCCTTTCTACGAGGCCAGTACCCCATTAATACAGGGACTTACCACGTTCAAGGTGGACGCCTCCCGCGCCCCTGGAGATCAAGCTCTCCCCTCATCCCACCCTATTATAATTATGGTTTAGCCGATTCGGAAACCACGATTGCTGACGTCCTCAAAGAGGCTGGGTATACTACGGGCCACGTAGGCAAATGGCATGCCGGCGGAAAATCAGCCGGCTACCCCTTCCCTACCGATCAAGGCTTTGATTTTGGCTTTACTGAAAAAAATGGCCGCCATAAATATTACAATGATGAGGAACTCTGGCTCTCGACTCCTGGCCACAAAAACCAATTCTTTGGTACTTGGGGAAAAATGAAACCCAGCCGTATATCTGGTTTTGCCACCAATCATCCAAGCGATCCCTATCAACTCGATGAAAAAGGTCAGCCTTTTGATAAGCCCCACGACCTCGCCATGGGTTTCATCAAAAAACACAAAGATAAACCCTTCTTTCTCAACTACTGCCCCTATTATGTTCACGGCCCCATACAGACTCGTAATAAAGCACTTTTCGATAAGTACCTCCAAAAAATGGGCTACGATTTCCCCACAGAAGAAGGCCCCATGGATCGAGGGAAACCCGGTCATACTAACCCCTATTACGCTAGCATGGTGGAGACTGTTGATTACATGATTGGTGACGTACTTTCCTACCTAGAAAAAACTGATGACCCCCGCAATCCTGGTCACAAATTGATCGATAATACTTACCTCATTGTCGATTCGGATAATGGTGGCGTCCTGCCCTACACAGATAACGCCCCACTTCAGGGAGGTAAGCAACGCAGCTTTGAAGGTGGTGTGCGCATTCCTTTTCTCATTATCGGTCCCAAAGTTCCTGCTGGAACAAGATGCGATACAATGATTAACGTGGTTGACCTCTTCCCCACTTTCATGAATATTGCTGGTCTCAAAGCCAGACCTGAACTCGACTTAGATGGCTGTGATATCCTAGAACACTTCCAAGGGAGCAATAAGCCAAGCTATTTTTCCGATGGTCGCAAACGCGAAAGCATGATTTGGTTCTTCCCCATGGATAGCCAAAGCTGCTCCGCCATGCGCAAAGGCCCTTGGAAACTCATCCGTGATTATGGTGTGAGTGGTGGTGGCCCATCAAAGCCTAGCACTAAGCTCTATCGCCTTTATAATGCCGATGGTTCTATTAATGATATCTCAGAGAAATATGATGTGGCCAAAGAAAACCCCGAAGTCTTCGCAGCGCTCAATCGAGAACTCGATGAATACCTAGAAAAGAATGGCGCCCGCATGCCTTACCGCAATTCCACAGTAAAAAACTTGAGTGATCAAGAACGTTCTCAAATCCCAAAAATCCTCTCACTCACGAGTCAAGGCGATCAAGTTGCGGTCCAATATGAAAAGGGCAAAAACAAAATCATTGCAGCTGAACTCTACTACACAATGAATCCAAAAGCGTTCGATAGCACGCGCGGACATCGCGAGGAATGGTTTGCGATTGCCGCAAAAATTGAAAAGGGCACAGTAACGGCTCTAGCACCTCCTGGAGCCACGCACATGGCCTTCGTTTTGCGTGATTCGCAAAACTTCATGATTAGCTCCGAAGAACTTCCCACTTATGGCCAAAAAGATGTGGGTCACACCGATTCCAGAATACTTAAAAATGCTTTTGCTTGGAAACCGGGTCTCATTGCGCTGATGAAACTCGGAGAAAAAGCTAAGCAATCGGCAATTAAAAAAGGACTCGAGAGAGCTCCCTTGGAACAAACACTTCAAAAGGCCCGTGTGGTTTGCTCTCAGAAAGAAATAGATCCAGAAGCCTATGCACAAAGCATCTTCCAATTGCGCAAAGCCATTCGCGAACTCAAAGGAACTGCCGAAGCCTCAAGCCCCTACATCAACCGCTTCCCAACTGACCCGCTTTTTTAATCTTTAATGCATTCACCATAGAAGGCAATTGTAAGTATTCAGTACCGAAGTTACGGCATATATCAGCCTAGTACGTCAGTGCTAGGCAAACAGATCAATATAAAATCGAGTGCCGAAGGTACGGCATAGGGCTCTATTCCATGCCGTTGGCATTCATTTTTGATCGTACATTTTATCTCACCAAGGCTCACGCCTTTGGGCTATTTATAAGGGTAGGGAAGACTCCTTGCGGAGTCTACCCTCCTTCCGAACCGTACGTGCGGTTCTCCCGCATACGGCTCTCCAGTCAGTGCTTACTCCGAAGAGACTGAAATTCCAGTTTCCAGGCTTCTTCCAGTGAAAAGAAGCCTAGATCTGTAAAGTAGGCTTTATTGTATTTACGAGTATCAATCATGCGATGAGAACCTTTCTTGCGATTATATTTGGCTATAATGCTGCGCAGTCTTCTGCGTGTAAATTCATCTATACCTCGCATTGCATACACAGTGGAGTGCTTGAAGTATTGATACCATCCGACAAGATTTGGCCGAAGGTAAGCAATTATGTCCTCTATTGAGTCCTTATTGCTTCTCCTCGTTTTCTTGCGTATGGCATCTTTGCATTTCTTCAGGCTCTGCTTCCTTGGCCAACGTTTAATGCGATGTGTATTTCGCGTTCTCTCGAAATGGTATCCGAGAAACTCGAAGTACTCGCACTTCTCTGTCATGTCGGCAATTCGCGTTTTTTCTGGATGAAGTTTCAGCCCATTGGCTTTCATCCACCTTCGCGTTTTGCGCAATGCCCTTTTGGCTGATTCTTTACTTTTACACATGATCAGGAAATCGTCTGCATAGCGCACTATCTCGAATCCAGCCTCGGTCATCTTGTGATCAAAGGGATCAAGATAGATATTTGCTAACAGAGGACTGATAATTCCTCCCTGCGGTGTACCTTCTTCAGGTTCCCAATGTTTGAGACCATCAAAGATATTGGCTTTGAGGAATTGTTCGATCAGATCAAGAATTTTACCATCAATGATCTTTTCCTTGACTCGACTCATGAGTTTCTCATGTGGTATAGTATCGAAGTAGCTTTGGATGTCGGCATCCATAACATAGAGATAGCCCTGCTTTAACAATTCATTCACTCGTCTAAGTGCATCCTTGCAACCCAGCTTTGGACGAAATCCAAAACTGTAGGGCGAGAAGTCGATATCGAATATCGGCTCTATCACATGTTTCAGAGCTGTTTGAACTACTCGATCACGCACTGTGGGTATTCCCAGAGGTCTGGTCTTTCGACCATCACCTTTTGGGATTTCCACTCGGCGCACTGCACTGGGATCATACCTTCCATCTTGCAGTTCTTCGAGAAGCTTAGCATTATTATACTCCAGCTCTGATTCGTAGCGCTCGATTGATACCATGTCCACTCCATGTTTGCCCTTATTTGAACACACTTTCTCCCAAGCCTCCATAATATTATTCTTACGCATCAGCTTATCTGATAAGCTGTACCACTTGCCTCTTTCAACTC from Lentisphaera araneosa HTCC2155 includes:
- a CDS encoding sulfatase: MKKLLFLFSALSLGAIAKDAPKPNIVHIMVDDLGWQDIASHKLDGKPIYETSHMDRLTKIGRHFTQAYSPAPTCAPSRVSFLRGQYPINTGTYHVQGGRLPRPWRSSSPLIPPYYNYGLADSETTIADVLKEAGYTTGHVGKWHAGGKSAGYPFPTDQGFDFGFTEKNGRHKYYNDEELWLSTPGHKNQFFGTWGKMKPSRISGFATNHPSDPYQLDEKGQPFDKPHDLAMGFIKKHKDKPFFLNYCPYYVHGPIQTRNKALFDKYLQKMGYDFPTEEGPMDRGKPGHTNPYYASMVETVDYMIGDVLSYLEKTDDPRNPGHKLIDNTYLIVDSDNGGVLPYTDNAPLQGGKQRSFEGGVRIPFLIIGPKVPAGTRCDTMINVVDLFPTFMNIAGLKARPELDLDGCDILEHFQGSNKPSYFSDGRKRESMIWFFPMDSQSCSAMRKGPWKLIRDYGVSGGGPSKPSTKLYRLYNADGSINDISEKYDVAKENPEVFAALNRELDEYLEKNGARMPYRNSTVKNLSDQERSQIPKILSLTSQGDQVAVQYEKGKNKIIAAELYYTMNPKAFDSTRGHREEWFAIAAKIEKGTVTALAPPGATHMAFVLRDSQNFMISSEELPTYGQKDVGHTDSRILKNAFAWKPGLIALMKLGEKAKQSAIKKGLERAPLEQTLQKARVVCSQKEIDPEAYAQSIFQLRKAIRELKGTAEASSPYINRFPTDPLF
- the ltrA gene encoding group II intron reverse transcriptase/maturase; translated protein: MSEMAKQILGRDERFVEIQAWASPSVWTDQMLKTLHRGVERGKWYSLSDKLMRKNNIMEAWEKVCSNKGKHGVDMVSIERYESELEYNNAKLLEELQDGRYDPSAVRRVEIPKGDGRKTRPLGIPTVRDRVVQTALKHVIEPIFDIDFSPYSFGFRPKLGCKDALRRVNELLKQGYLYVMDADIQSYFDTIPHEKLMSRVKEKIIDGKILDLIEQFLKANIFDGLKHWEPEEGTPQGGIISPLLANIYLDPFDHKMTEAGFEIVRYADDFLIMCKSKESAKRALRKTRRWMKANGLKLHPEKTRIADMTEKCEYFEFLGYHFERTRNTHRIKRWPRKQSLKKCKDAIRKKTRRSNKDSIEDIIAYLRPNLVGWYQYFKHSTVYAMRGIDEFTRRRLRSIIAKYNRKKGSHRMIDTRKYNKAYFTDLGFFSLEEAWKLEFQSLRSKH